The sequence AAAGGAATAAGAGGACTTGGCGAACGCTGTACGTGTTGAAGCAGAAACATCTACGGAACCTACTCTCCCGCAAGAAGCGGTGAATCCCGCAGGGGGCCGGAGAGAGGGTGGAGCGTACAGCCACACAAGAAGACCCCTCTTATACGAAGGAGTAGAAATACATGTTGGATCAGATTCTATCAAGAGACAATCTCCTCCAAGCGCTCAAGCGCGTGGAGTCCAATAAAGGAAGTCCTGGTGTCGATGGGATGACGACAAAATCCGTCCGATCTTATCTCATGGAAAACTGGGACTCCTTGAGAAGGGCAATCATGGAAGGAACCTACTCTCCTCAGCCAGTAAGACGGGTCGAAATCCCGAAACCGTCTGGAGGCGTAAGGGCATTAGGCATTCCGACGGTGATCGACCGTCTGATCCAACAAGCCATCGCTCAAGTGTTGTCAAAGAAGATGGACCCAAGCTTTTCCGAAAATAGCTACGGGTTTCGTCCAGGAAAACGGGGACATGACGCGGTCAAAAAGGCGAAGACGTATATCCAAGAAGGATACGGATGGGTCGTCGATATTGATCTCTCGAAGTTCTTTGACCGTGTCCATCACGACCGCTTAATGAGACGCCTTAGCCAGATCATTCAAGATCGACAAGTGTTGCGTCTGATTAGACGCTACCTTCAAGCAGGGATTATGGAAAACGGACTGGTTCAGCCGAGTACAGAAGGAACGCCGCAAGGCGGACCGCTCAGTCCGCTTCTTTCCAACATTGTGTTAGATGAGTGGGATCAGGAACTAGAGAAACGAGGCTACCGATTCGTTCGTTACGCGGATGACTGCCAGATTTACGTCAAGTCACGACGGGCGGCAAAACAAACGCTAACAAAGATGACGACGTTCCTAGAGGATCGTCTCCGTCTTCAAGTGAATCGGGAAAAGAGCGCATGGGGGCGCCCGTGGGAGCGGAGCTTCCTGGGGTTCACCTTCACGCGCAACCGACAAGACCCGAAGATCCGGATCACAAAAGAAAGTCTCAAGCGATGTAAAGATCGCATTCGCGAACTCACCTCACGTCGCCACTCGATTGAGATGGAAGAACGAATTCGCAGACTGAATCAGTTTCTTATAGGATGGATAGGCTACTTTCAGTTAGTCGAAACGCCATCTTTCCTACAGAATTTAGACGCATGGGTGAAGAGACGCCTCCGAATGATCCGCTGGAAAGAATGGAAGAAACCGAAAACGAGACAGCGGAAGCTTGTCACGCTTGGGGTAAAGAAAGGAAAAGCGTGGGAATGGGCCAATACGCGAAAAGCCTATTGGCGAATCGCGAAAAGTCCGATCTTACACAAAACCCTCGACTCTGCATATTGGAAGAGTCAAGGGCTCAAGAGCTTAATGGAACGTTATGATACACTTCGTCAAACTTAACTGAAACCGCCGTATACGGAACCGTACGTGCGGTGGTGTGAGAGGTCGGGGGTTAGTCGCCCCCTCCTACTCTATTAAAGAAGGGAGTAAGAAATGAGAAAATGGAGTACGGCTGTCTCTTTTCCTGGATTGATGTAAGCATGGGGGCGGTCGCCTTTGAAACGGATCGAGTCATAGGTTGACAAATGGTGGCTTTCCCCCTCGACTTCAATCGTCAGTTGTCCAGCCATAACCGTTACCGTTTCGACCACACCAAGGCGGTGTGCTTCTGATTCATAGCGGCATTGAGGCCGCAAATAACCACGGTAGCATTCCATCAGTCCTTGTGAGCGAAACAACGGCTCAGCGATGAACTCGTCATCTGAGCTGGAGAGTTTCATCGCCTTGTTGGCTCGGGCGATGGCCACATCAGCTTCAAATGATAGCAAGGCGGTAATCGGGATATGAAGTCCGTTGGCGATTTTCCAAATGACAGATAGAGTCGGGTTGCCTTCCCCTTGTTCAATTTTTAGCAATGTCAGTTTGCTGACACCAATTTGTTTGGCAAGTGCCTCGATGCTTATTCCTTTGCTTGTCCGCAATTGCCGTAGGTTTTTACCAATTTGTTTGCCGGCTTCTTGATTTTCGGCAAGCTCTTCTTTCGCCAATTGGATCACTCCTTTCTCAATAATGTAATAGATGACGAATGAATAATATGGTATATTATAATATACCATATTGTAATTTTTAATATACATGGGGGTGTGACAATGGTTGGACGAAAACAAATAACGCTAGCAGCGATCACCGAAGCGTTTCCTCTTGCGCTTGCAATTGCTGCGTACGGCATTTCTTATGGAGTGCTTGCTACGCAAGGTGGGTTTACGTTCGGGCAAACAGTGGCGATGTCGATGTTTGTTTTTTCAGGATCGGCGCAACTTGTAACGGCTGGTATGATGGCAGGCAGCGCAAGTGCAATCAGCATACTAGCTGCAGTGTTGCTATTAAATTTACGCAATTTGTTATACGGCGCTGCCTTAGCCAACACGGTATCATTAGCAGGAAAATGGCGCTTTGCCCTTGCTTTTGGTGTGTCAGACGAACCATTTGTGCTTGCAAGCGCCAGGGAACAAAAACATGGGCCGGACCCTTTTTATTTTGCGATCGTGTTTGTTTGCTTTTACTTGTCTTGGGTATTTGCTTCTTTGGCTGGCGCGCTTCTCGGCGCCCAAGTCGATCCCCTCACTTGGGGGCTCGATTTCGTTTTTCCTGTAACGTTTACAGCATTGCTTGTCCCTTCGTTAAAGGGCCGTCCAGCGATGGCTACAGCCCTTGCGGCGGTTGGCATTTGCCTGCTGTTCCACTATTCTGGCTTCCGCGAAGAACTAATTATGATTGCGGCGGGCATGCTTGCTCCCCTCGCAGGGCTAATGGCTGGAGGGAGGAAGAGCGATGGACAATAACTGGCCGTTAATTGCAGGAATCGCTGTCGTTACTTATCTATCTCGCATTGCGGGCATCGAACTGATGGCCAAGCGCCCGTTGCCGCCAAAATTACAAACGTTTTTTCGTTATGTCCCGATTGCAATGATGGCAGCGTTAATTGCCAACCAAGTTGTTTCCTCAGAAGGCGGAGGGATGAGCCTGTCTTATCCAATGCTATTTGGTTGTATTGCTTGTGCCGTTGTTCTTCAATTGAGGAAGCGCTTTTTGCTTGCAGTCGTGGCTGGCGTCCTAGTCGGGGTGGCTGCCCGTTATCTGCTACATCATTTATAGCACCCAATCTTGCTTTTGCAAAGCATCAGGTAAGCGCCATCGCTTCAGGCACTGGAGGCTTCATAACCGATGCTTTATTTCGTTTTAGAAAAGGACAACATTTGACGGCTATAATTGAAAGCGTTATCATCGTGGTGCAACTTCTTACTATTTACCAAAAAGGAGTGGACGTCATGCAGAGAATAGTCATGCCGCTAGGAATTGCTTTACTGATTGCTCTAGGAGGGTGCAGTCAGGAGACAGACCAGGCGGTCGATGAGCCTTCAGAAGAAATCACTGTCTGGGCTTGGAATTTAGAAGCGGAATATTTAAAAGATATCGTCCCGGCTTTTGAAGAAAAGTATCCTGATATTAAGGTAAATGTGTTAAAGTTGAGCGCTGACCAAGTCTACCAACGGCTGACGACAGGGTTGGCTGCAGGAATAGAAAGCCAATTGCCTGACTTGGTCCAGGTCGAAAACCAGCGCATCGATTTGTATATGGACCGGTTTCGTGAAAGTTTTGTCGATTTGTCAGAAATGGGCTTTGATGAACATCGCGATAAATTTGTTGAAGGAAAAATCGCGCCATTAATGAACGAGGATGGCGGCGTCATGGCGTTTCCCCGGGATATAGGACCGATGGCTGTCTTTTATCGCGCTGATTTGTTTGAAGAAGCAGGCATTAATCCAGCCGACATAAAAACATGGGATGATTATGTAGAAGCGGGCGTGGCCATGCGTGAACAAACTGGGACTCTGATGACAGGCATCCAGCTTAATCACGACACGTCGTTTTACCGCGCGATGCTCCAGCAACATGAACTGTTCTACTTTGACTTAGAAGGCAATGTTGCTGCCAATACCGAGGCAGCGCGCCGCTCAATGGAAATGCTCAAAAAAATGGATGACGCAGGCATTTTGCTTCATGCCGCTACAGCAGAGGAAATTAACGCCGCCATTAAAAACGACGCGGTCGCTTCGGTCATAAGCGGTTCTTGGCAAAAGGGAATCATTGAGGATCAAATGCCTGAGCAAGAAGGGTTATGGCGGGTCATGAAAATGCCTGCTTTTGAAGAAGATGGTTTGACCGCGGCTAATGACGGCGGTTCCAACTTGGCGATTACATCGGTGTCAAGCAACAAAGAGGCGGCTTATTTATTTGGTGAATTTGCTTCTGTTGATGTTGAGAATCAGCTTTATGGCGCCATGGAATACGGGGCTTACCCTGCCTTAATAGATGCGATTGAGCAGCCAGAACTGGATGAGGGCATTCCGTTTTACGGTGGACAAAAAATCTTTTCGATTTTTGCGGAAGAAGCGGTTGATCTGCCTGTTATCAATTTTACAAGCGACTTTTTGCGTGCCCGGGAAACGTATAACGATGCAATTGGGCGTGTCGTCCTCCAAGATGTGCCTGTTGAGGAAGCGCTTGAGACAGCAGCCAACAGGCTAGAAGCCAGCACAGGACGGGGGGCTAGCAATGAGTAATCCAGCGTTTTCAAAGGGAACAAAGCACATAAAACGGAAAAAGGCATCATCAGGACTAGCGCCTTATGTTTTCATTGCGCCAGCTGCGATTTTGTTTATCATCTTTACAGGCTACCCGGTTATCTACTCGTTTGTGCTTAGTTTTACGGTAAACGAGAATGGCGTTAACACATTTGCCGGTCTCAGCAATTACATTCGCTTGTTCCAAGATAGCTTGTTTTATGAAGCGCTTTTTAATACGTTTATTATTTTGCTCGTACAAGTGCCCGTGATGATTTGTATGGCCGTTATACTGGCGAACGTGCTTCACAGCGGAATCCGCCGTTTTAAAGGGCCCCTGCGCGTAGCGTTTTTTACGCCGACAGTCACGTCGTTAGTAGCGACAGCGGTTATTTTTCTGCTGATTTTGAACCAAGACTTCGGCATCATCAACTACGTGCTAACAAGTATTGGCATAGAGCGGATCCCTTGGCTAAACGATCCGTTTTGGGCCAAAGTGTCTGTCATTCTTGCGATTCTTTGGCGGTGGACCGGTTATAACATGGTGATTATTCTAGCTGGGCTGCAAGTCATTCCGAAAGACCTGTATGAAGCCGCCGAAATAGATGGGGCAAGCACCGTAAAAAAGTTCTTCTCGATTACCGTTCCTCAATTGAAACCGGTGCTTTTGTTTGCTTTTGTTATGTCGACGATCGGAACATTCCAACTGTTTGATGAAGTGTTTATTTTGACTGGAGGCGGTCCAATAAACGCAACGATGACAGTGACGATGTATTTATACGAAAATGGCTTTGAGTATTTTGATTTTGGCTATGCATCGGCAATTGCCTACGTCATTGTCATTATTATTGCCTTCTTGTCCTTCATCCAGTTTAAAGTGGCAGGTGATCGTGAATGAAATGGATCGGAAAACTAGGCAAATATGTAGTGCTGGCAGCTGGCTTGTTTATTACGCTTGGGCCATTTTACTGGATGGTTGTAGGAGCGACCAATTCATCTGGAGCATTGCTGTCCGTGCCTCCGAATGTCATACCAGGAACGCACTTGCTAGAAAACGCTCGCAATCTCTTAAACAACATCGATATTTTCCGGGCCTTGTGGAACTCGATTTTCATAACGGTCACATTTACAGTTATAGCCGGGCTGTTTAGTGCAGCGGCAGGGTATGCATTTGCCAAATATGAATTTAAAGGCAAAAATGCTATATTCTCGATGTTTCTTGTATCAATGATGATTCCGTATCAAGCATTGATCATCCCACAATTCGAGCTGTTTGCGCGAATGGGTATCCTAAATTCGTATAGCGCGATCATCCTGCCCCAGCTTGCCTATCCATTTGCGATCTTTTTAATGCGGCAAAGCATGAAGTCGATCCCTGATTCGGTACTTGAATCGGCGCGAATCGACGGGTGCGGCGAGTACCGGATGTTTTTCCAAATCGCGTTGCCGACGATGTTGCCTGCCATTGGCGCTGTAGGTATTTTCTTGTTTACCCATCAATGGAACAACTTTCTGTGGCCTTTAGTCGTCATTGTCACTGAAGATATGTATACGCTTCCAATTGTCTTGTCGATTTTAGGCGGACAAGACAACTTGGATTATGGCCAACTTATGCTCGCCGCTACTATTTCTGTTTTGCCGATTTTTATCATGTTCTTGTTTTTGCAACGGTACTTTATTGCAGGAATATCAAGTGGGGCTGTAAAAGAGTAAATTATTAAAAGCAAGCGGGTATTCGGGGAACGGATGCCCGCTTTTTTGAAGCAATTTGCCGAAAAGGCCAACCGTGTGTTCGTGGAACAAATGTTCTGTTTGTGGTATGCTAAACGCGTAATGAAATGGTAGCCGAAATGTTGAATTTAGTGCTGGGCCCATAGCAGCTTTTTTGTTGTTCCCAGCTACGGAAAAAGGAGTGGGCAAAATGCCAATGAAGTTAAAAGCGCCGACTTTGCCGGTGCAATTTGAGGAAAGTGACTTTGCAACACAACTTGAAGAAGAAGAACCGTTTTTAATGAATAGGGCTTTTAATGGGGAAGACAAGGCCGCTTTGCATGTAGAGAAGCTAACAGTTTCGAAATCGGTATTCAAGCAAAGCAAATTCTTGCATAGTGCTTTCCCAAAAGCCGATTTTACAGATGTGGTGTTCGAACGGTGTGATTTTTCCAATTGTACGTTTCATGGAGCGATTTTTCACCGTGTCCAATTTATAGGCTGCAAATTGACTGGGGCGGCCTTTTCTGAAGCAAATCTTGGCCATGTGGCGTTACAAGATTGCTTAGTAAATTTAACGGATTTTGTTGAAGCCCGTTTAAAACATGTCGCTTTTCGCCAGTGTTCCCTGGAAGCGGCCAACTTTTCCGATTGTCTGTTAAAGCCAGTCGAACTGAATGAATGCAGTATTGACGACATTCACTTTGGGCAAACACTGTTAGATGGGTTGGACATAAGTACGTGTACATACAACCGCATTCAAACGTCTCTTGCGCAACTGGATGGCCTTACCATCTCAAAAGCGCAAGCAGTTGGATTTGCGAAATTGCTTGGCTTAAAAATCAAAGACGAGTAGATGGGAGAAATGCTCAGAAAAAGGAGCACAGCGCAAAAAAACGCCTAATTGGCTCTTTAGTTTGCTTACAATCACTGGTACACTAAAAAGGTCAAATGAATTTTAATTTTGGAGGGGTAGAATGGGGAAGCGTATCCTTTTGTTTATCGGGACAAATATCTTGGTCTTAACGACAATTATGGTCGTTTGGACGTTGGTTACATCGTTTACAGGCATAGACGGTTCGTTTGTAAGCAGCAGTGGCGCAATTCAATTTGTTCCGATCCTAATCTTTAGTCTCATTGTCGGGTTCTCAGGCTCGTTTATTTCGCTAGCGATGTCGCGCTGGATTGCGAAAAAAATGATGAAAGTCCAGGTGCTTGATCCAGAGGGGCCGCTCAGTGCTGAACAGAAAGCGATTGTTGAAAAAGTGCACCGTTTGTCGAGGGCAGCAGGGCTGACACATATGCCGGAAGTCGGGATTTACCAATCGGCGGAAGTCAATGCTTTTGCAACAGGCCCATCTAAAAAACGTTCTCTTGTCGCCGTATCCACTGGCTTGTTAGACGTGATGGATGACGATGCAGTCGAAGGTGTCATCGCCCATGAAGTCGCCCACGTCGCCAATGGAGATATGGTGACGATGACGTTGCTGCAAGGGATTGTGAACACATTTGTTGTCTTTTTGTCCCGTGTTTTAGCGATCGTTGTCTCACGGTTTGTGAAGCCTGAACTTCAGTTCATTGTGCAATTCCTGGCCATTATTATATTGCAAATCTTGTTCTCTATTCTTGGCAGCCTTGTTGTCAACGCATACTCACGTTATCGTGAATATCACGCAGACAGGGGCGGCGCAGATTTGGCTGGGAAAGATAAAATGGTTCATGCCTTACATGCGTTAAAAAATTATGTGGACCGAGCGAAAGCCAATGACCACACAGATGATACAGCTGTACAGACGATGAAAATTAGTGGCGGCAACTCCGTACTAAAGTTATTTTCAACACACCCGGATTTAAATGACCGTATTGCCCGTCTACAAGAGCGGTAGGCGAAGAAAAGCCCAATTGGGCTTTTTTATTTATTTGCTGTTTATGGCAAAGTGCAAAGGTATTCGCCTAAAGACTTAAACCAATCTTAAAAATATTTGAGATGTTGATTATAATTATAAGAATTACAGAAAAATTAAATATTTTCTCAATGGATAAATTAGATAATTTTAAAAGGAGACTATTTCCAATAATACCTCCGATGATACCCCCGGGAATCATGACAAGCAGCATGTATAAATTGTAGGCACCAAAGCCGGTAGTAAAAGCAACGACTAAAAGAGCTGAAATTTGCGAGAAAAATATAATAAAAATAGAATTGTATCCTGCATTTTTTGTCGTCATCGAAAAAAGCAAACATAGTACCGCTACATTTAATGGTCCTCCGCCAATCCCTATAAATGAAGACAGAAGCCCTAAAGCAAGCCCTACTAACAAAATGATACATTTATTTGTAAGCCTATAGGACCTTGACTTATCCTTATTTTTAAAATAAATAACGATAACTAACAGCAAAAGCACTATTAAACTAGATTGAATAATGGCCGTTATATTAGGTATGTTTAGTGAAATAGCGATTAAATTGAAAATCGCTTTCCCTAATATCCCTCCTAAAATTGATCCAAAAGCAAGAATGGAACTCGATACTTTATTAAGCTTAATTTTTTGCTGCTTCATTTTCATGAGAGAAACAGTAGCCATTGATAGAACGGTTGTTGCAGATAAGATACTAATTGTCGGTAAGTCAAAATGTCCAAACAAGTCCAAAACAGGTTTTATAATGACGCCTCCGCCAAGACCGGCGGCTGCCCCCAGTGTTGTAGCGAGAAGGCCTATTACAAAGTATAGCGCAAAAATAACCATTAACTCCTCCTATACTTGCACGCTGTTGATCATTTGTATTTTATCAAAGTAAAAGTGGTTTACATAATACCGATAAGTTATAGGATATAAGCAAAGGTTATGATCGCTAATGGTTTTTTGGAGGGAGAATGGTGAACTCGCTTTAAATTTGCTATATTGAAGATATAACATGTGAACGTGGAGGTTAATCTGTTGTCTCAAAAGCCTAAAAGAATTGCGAAATATAAAAGGATTGAAGAATATATACTTGATAAAATAAAGAGCGGAGAATATACGAAGGGACAATTAATTGAGACTGAACAAGAATTAGTCGATAAATTTGGCGTTAGTCGAGTAACTGTACGACAGGCTACGAATAATCTTGTCGCAAAGGGCTATTTATCAAGAAGTCAAGGCAGCGGCACGTATGTATCGAGCTCTCAAATTGTTGGTAGAACAACGAATGTGAAGAGTTTTACAGAAGAAATGAAGGAAATGGGGAAAGTTGCCAGTACGGAAATAATTGAATTTAAAATAACGTCTGCTAGCCAAGAGATCGCTCATAAATTACGAATCGAGACAGGCAGTCCTGTTTATTTTATTAAAAGGCTTCGAAAAGCAGATGACATTCCTATGATGCTCGAGTCAACTTACATGAGTGTAAAGGAATATCCTGACCTCTCCTATGAGGATATGACGAAGTCCAAATATAAGTATATTGAAGAAGTGAAAAATCAGATCATCGATCATTCTCACCATGTTGTTGTGCCCATTATGCCTACAGAGGAGATTATAAACTATTTTAACTATGACCCAGATCAACCGCTAATAAAATTATTAAACACCACCTTCTTATCGAATGGAAAAGTAATGGATTATACAGAAGTGATCCTGAATTCCGAGAAGTATCAATATCAGTCGATAAGAGCCAAATAATTTGTATTAACAAATGTGCGAGACTATTTGTATGTGAATTGTATAATTAGCTTAATTTGTTAAGGCATTCGTCTATTATGACGGATGCCTTTATTTAACGGTTTATTTTTTTAAATAAATGGAATGATAAAGCTGTACCATAGTCTGAATGATTGTCGCAAGACTTGAGAAGGCGACCAGATTTTAACGGAAGGAGAAATAGAGCAAAGCGTGAGTTGCCATTTTATACAATAAAAAAATCATTAACACATAAAAATAAATTGTATTGACATATTTAAAGAATTTGATACTATGTTTATAGCTAATGAGTGATGGCTTCCTTTGAATTTTTAAGAAGAGTTCGTTTTTTTAGTTGAATGAAAGCGATTGCTTCATAAGCTACATGTCACTTCTAAGGGAGAAAGGGGAATGGAGATGAAAGATTTACTGATGGGTTTTGGACAAAAACTGGGTAAAGCGATTTTGCTCCCAGTAGCAATCCTTCCAGTAGCAGGTTTATTACTTGGAGTATCATCAGCATTATCTGGACAAGCAGTAATTGACACTTATCCAGTTCTAGGAAACACGGTTTTGCAAGCGATTTTACAAATTATGAATGCAGCGGGTTCAGGTGTATTTAATGCACTCCCTCTTATATTCGCAGTAGGTATAGCGATAGGGTTAGCTAAAAAAGAAAAGGGCCCTGCTGCTTTAGCGGCTGTTGTTGGTTATTTCGTGTTAATTATTACAATTAATTCTTTATTAACGATTACTGGCGATATAGCCCCGCCAGATGCGGACCCTAGGGCTTTCGGGCAAGGCTCACAGTTTGGCGTCTTGACGCTTCAAATGGGAGTGTTTGGAGGAATTTTAACAGGCATTGTCACTGGTTTCATTCATAATCGTTTTTACAATATAAAGTTGCCTGAAATGCTTGCTTTCTTTGGAGGATCTAGATTCGTTCCAATTGTTAATACATTTGTATTCCTCATTGTTGGAGCAATGATGTATATAATCTGGCCGTTTATTGGGAGTGGCATCGCTTCATTTGGAGAATTTGCTACAGGGCTAGGCACACTAGGATCATTTTTATATGGCTTGATGTTACGTACATTGTATTTGTTTGGTCTTCATCATGTCTTTTATTTACCGTTCTGGACGACTGCGGCGGGTGGCACGTTAGAAGTTGGGGGACAAGTGTACGAAGGATTCCAAACCATCTTTTTGGCGCAATTATCTGACCCTGAGACGACTAAATTCTTCGGGAACTTAGCGTTGTTCAATAGTGGCCGGTACTTGCATATGATGTTTGGGATGCTTGGGATCGTATTTGCCATGTATAAGGCCATTCCTGCTGGACCGAAGAGAAAAGCAACTGCAGGCTTTTTGTTATCTGTTGGCCTAACAGCGTTTGTTACTGGGGTGACAGAACCCATTTCATTTGCTTTATTATTTGCTTCACCTATTTTGTTTGCTGCAGAGGCTCTTTTATTTGCGCTTAGCTTTGTTTTAGCGAGTCTAGCAAACATTACAATCGGCTCAACTTTCTCAGCGGGGTTAGTTGAATTCCTTTTATTTGGAGTATTCCAAGGAAACGATAAAACAAATTTCCTGTGGGCCATTCTTTTAGGGATTCCAGTTGCCATCGTTTACTATTTTGTATTTAAGTTTTTAATTTTAAAGCTAAATGCGAAAACTCCTGGCCGTGATGACGAAGAGGTTACAGAGCAGGAAAGCGCTCATCAAGCTTCTCATGCAGATGGACAAGCAAAAACAATCATTGAAGGCTTAGGTGGATTCGAAAACATTACGGAGATCGACAACTGTGCGACTAGATTAAGAGTAAGTGTGGTCAAACCAGATAAAATTAACGCCAGCCTTTTAAAGCAAACGGGTGCCATGAACACGGTGGTAAGGGGCAAAGCTATTCAAGTTATCTATGGACCAAAGGTAAATATTATTCGCGGAGAAATAGACGATTATATCCAAGACAATAATATTAAACATTTGTAGTCGGAGAGATCGAGGCTTTCGCCATAAATGAATGTTCGGGATCTGCAAAAAAGGAGTTTTATGATGAAGAAGAATGTTATTTATATACACACACATGATAGCGGAAAGGTTTTAAGCCCGTATGGATATGACGTACCTACGCCATCGCTGCAGAAATTTGCTGAAGACGCAACCATTTTTAGGCAGGCGTATTGCGTAGGGCCTACATGTTCACCGAGCAGAGCTGGATTATTGACAGGCATGTACCCTCATAGTAATGGGATGTATGGATTATCCCAGAGAGGATTTAAGCTTCATGATTATAATCAGCACTTAGTGAACTTTTTAAAAAAAGAAGATTATTTTACCGTGTTATGTGGCATTCAGCATGAGGCTGGCAGTTATATCGATCACGATAAAGGTGCGAAAATAATTGGCTATGATCAAGATATCACTTCTGATAATACAGGGTTGTCGGAACAAGAGCTTGTAAAATGGGATTATGAAAACGCTCGTCAAGTTCGACAATGGCTGCAGCAATCTGACAAGAAAAAACCATTCTTTTTATCCTATGGGATGTTTGCTACTCATCGGAAATTTCCTGAAGAGGCACATGAAGACGACCGTTCGTATGATTCGAAATATGTGATGCCACCATATCCAGTGCCAGACAATAAGGAAATAAGAGAGGACTATACAGGCTACCTTAACTCTGCGACTTGGGTGAATGCTTCTTTTGGTTTAGTCATTGAGACATTAAAAGAAGAAGGCCTATATGATAATTCGATCATTATATTTACGACAGACCATGGCCTTGCTTTTCCATTTAGTAAATGTACTTTATATGATTCAGGCATTGGCGTTTCATTGATTATGCGTGTTCCTGAAAGTTCGATGATTGGTGAGGAAGTGGAAGGGTTGGTTTCACAAGTAGACGTTTTCCCTACTTTATGCGACTTATTGGAGATCGAACAGCCTTCTTACTTACAAGGCGTTTCTTTTGCAGAGATGTTCCATATGAAAAATCATGAAGTAAGAGAAGAAGTATTTGCTGAAATCAACTATCACACCGCTTATGAACCTGCCAGAAGCATCCGTACAAAAAGGTATAAGTATATAAAATTTTATGATGATGACTATTTGAAAGTAAACCGCACGAACATTGATAATTCCCCGACTAAAACGCTCATGCATGAAAATGGGCTGGAAGAAGTTGTGAAACCAAAAGAAGGGCTTTATGATTTGCTTTTCGATCCAGGTGAAAGAAATAACCTAGCTGGTGATAAACGTTATGAGAAAGTGCTAAATGACATGCGCAAAAAGCTC is a genomic window of Shouchella clausii containing:
- the ltrA gene encoding group II intron reverse transcriptase/maturase is translated as MLDQILSRDNLLQALKRVESNKGSPGVDGMTTKSVRSYLMENWDSLRRAIMEGTYSPQPVRRVEIPKPSGGVRALGIPTVIDRLIQQAIAQVLSKKMDPSFSENSYGFRPGKRGHDAVKKAKTYIQEGYGWVVDIDLSKFFDRVHHDRLMRRLSQIIQDRQVLRLIRRYLQAGIMENGLVQPSTEGTPQGGPLSPLLSNIVLDEWDQELEKRGYRFVRYADDCQIYVKSRRAAKQTLTKMTTFLEDRLRLQVNREKSAWGRPWERSFLGFTFTRNRQDPKIRITKESLKRCKDRIRELTSRRHSIEMEERIRRLNQFLIGWIGYFQLVETPSFLQNLDAWVKRRLRMIRWKEWKKPKTRQRKLVTLGVKKGKAWEWANTRKAYWRIAKSPILHKTLDSAYWKSQGLKSLMERYDTLRQT
- a CDS encoding helix-turn-helix domain-containing protein — protein: MIQLAKEELAENQEAGKQIGKNLRQLRTSKGISIEALAKQIGVSKLTLLKIEQGEGNPTLSVIWKIANGLHIPITALLSFEADVAIARANKAMKLSSSDDEFIAEPLFRSQGLMECYRGYLRPQCRYESEAHRLGVVETVTVMAGQLTIEVEGESHHLSTYDSIRFKGDRPHAYINPGKETAVLHFLISYSLL
- a CDS encoding AzlC family ABC transporter permease, with translation MVGRKQITLAAITEAFPLALAIAAYGISYGVLATQGGFTFGQTVAMSMFVFSGSAQLVTAGMMAGSASAISILAAVLLLNLRNLLYGAALANTVSLAGKWRFALAFGVSDEPFVLASAREQKHGPDPFYFAIVFVCFYLSWVFASLAGALLGAQVDPLTWGLDFVFPVTFTALLVPSLKGRPAMATALAAVGICLLFHYSGFREELIMIAAGMLAPLAGLMAGGRKSDGQ
- a CDS encoding AzlD domain-containing protein — encoded protein: MDNNWPLIAGIAVVTYLSRIAGIELMAKRPLPPKLQTFFRYVPIAMMAALIANQVVSSEGGGMSLSYPMLFGCIACAVVLQLRKRFLLAVVAGVLVGVAARYLLHHL
- a CDS encoding ABC transporter substrate-binding protein, which codes for MQRIVMPLGIALLIALGGCSQETDQAVDEPSEEITVWAWNLEAEYLKDIVPAFEEKYPDIKVNVLKLSADQVYQRLTTGLAAGIESQLPDLVQVENQRIDLYMDRFRESFVDLSEMGFDEHRDKFVEGKIAPLMNEDGGVMAFPRDIGPMAVFYRADLFEEAGINPADIKTWDDYVEAGVAMREQTGTLMTGIQLNHDTSFYRAMLQQHELFYFDLEGNVAANTEAARRSMEMLKKMDDAGILLHAATAEEINAAIKNDAVASVISGSWQKGIIEDQMPEQEGLWRVMKMPAFEEDGLTAANDGGSNLAITSVSSNKEAAYLFGEFASVDVENQLYGAMEYGAYPALIDAIEQPELDEGIPFYGGQKIFSIFAEEAVDLPVINFTSDFLRARETYNDAIGRVVLQDVPVEEALETAANRLEASTGRGASNE
- a CDS encoding carbohydrate ABC transporter permease, whose product is MSNPAFSKGTKHIKRKKASSGLAPYVFIAPAAILFIIFTGYPVIYSFVLSFTVNENGVNTFAGLSNYIRLFQDSLFYEALFNTFIILLVQVPVMICMAVILANVLHSGIRRFKGPLRVAFFTPTVTSLVATAVIFLLILNQDFGIINYVLTSIGIERIPWLNDPFWAKVSVILAILWRWTGYNMVIILAGLQVIPKDLYEAAEIDGASTVKKFFSITVPQLKPVLLFAFVMSTIGTFQLFDEVFILTGGGPINATMTVTMYLYENGFEYFDFGYASAIAYVIVIIIAFLSFIQFKVAGDRE
- a CDS encoding carbohydrate ABC transporter permease, with the protein product MKWIGKLGKYVVLAAGLFITLGPFYWMVVGATNSSGALLSVPPNVIPGTHLLENARNLLNNIDIFRALWNSIFITVTFTVIAGLFSAAAGYAFAKYEFKGKNAIFSMFLVSMMIPYQALIIPQFELFARMGILNSYSAIILPQLAYPFAIFLMRQSMKSIPDSVLESARIDGCGEYRMFFQIALPTMLPAIGAVGIFLFTHQWNNFLWPLVVIVTEDMYTLPIVLSILGGQDNLDYGQLMLAATISVLPIFIMFLFLQRYFIAGISSGAVKE
- a CDS encoding pentapeptide repeat-containing protein — translated: MPMKLKAPTLPVQFEESDFATQLEEEEPFLMNRAFNGEDKAALHVEKLTVSKSVFKQSKFLHSAFPKADFTDVVFERCDFSNCTFHGAIFHRVQFIGCKLTGAAFSEANLGHVALQDCLVNLTDFVEARLKHVAFRQCSLEAANFSDCLLKPVELNECSIDDIHFGQTLLDGLDISTCTYNRIQTSLAQLDGLTISKAQAVGFAKLLGLKIKDE